The nucleotide sequence AATGGCGACCGGGATTGCATTCGGGCTCGCCCCGGCGTTGCAGAGTGCGCGGCGCGATCCCAAGGACGCGCTGAGCGAGGCCGGGCGCGGCGGCTCGGAGGGCCGGCGGGCGGGCCGCCTACGGGCGCTGCTCGTCGTCTTCGAGATCGCGATGGCGGTGGTGCTGCTGGCGGGCGCCGGCCTCATGGTGCGCACGCTCGCCGACCTCCGCCGCGTTCCGTTAGGCTTCGACACGCAACACCTCCTGACGGCCGACGTCGCGCTGCACGGCCACGCCTACGACAGCGATACCACCGCGGTCTCGTATTTCGAGGACGCGGAGCGCCGCCTCGCGTCGCTGCCCGGGGTGCGCGCCGTGGGCGCGATCAGCTGGCTGCCGCTGTCCGGGAACCGGTCGGCGAGCAGTTTCACCGTAGTCGGGGAGCCGGCGCCGCCGTTAGGCCAGGAGCCCGTGGGCGACTTTCGCGCCGTCACCCCCGGATATTTCGGCGCGATGCGGATTCCGATCGAGGATGGGCGGGGCATCGAGTCGACCGATCGCCGCGGGGGAAGCGAAGTGGTGGTGGTGAGCCACACGCTGGCGCGGAGGTTCTGGCCGAACGGATCGGCCGTTGGGCACGAGCTCAAGTACGAGTGGGACGCCTGGCACGTGGCGCGCATCGTCGGCGTGGCCGGCGATGTCCATCACGATGGGCCGCGCACCGAGCCGTACATGGAGATGTATCTGCCGCTGGAGCAGTTCCCATACACCCGCATGACGTTCGTGCTGCGGACGGTGGGCAATCCGCTCGCCGTGGCGGCGCCGATGCGTGCGGTGCTGGCGCAGATCGATCCAGCGCAGGCGGTTGCCGATGTCGCGCCGATGACCGATCTCGCGCGAGCGTCGGTGGGCGACACGAGGCTCGAGACGGTGTTATTCGCCATGTTCGGGATCATCGGCCTCGTGCTGGCCATGATCGGTATCTACGGACTCGGCGCGTTCACGGTGCAGCAGCGGCGGCACGAATTCGGCATCCGGATGGCGTTAGGCGCGCAGCGATCCGCGGTTCTCTCGATGGCCATCGGGCGCGGACTGGTGCTGGCGGCGGTGGGGCTCGTGGCGGGTGTGTTGGGCGCGCTCGGCCTCACGCACCTCATGGGCGCGCTGCTGTTCGGCGTGACGCCGAACGATCCGGTAACGTTCCTGTGGGTGGCGGCCGTGTTGGCCGCGATCGCCGCGCTCTCGGCGTGGGTGCCGGCGCGGCGCGCAACGCGGCTCGATCCTGTGGCCGCGCTGCGCAGCGACTGACGAGCCTTATTTGTGCTTCGCGGCTTCGGCTGCCTTCTGGAACATCGGCAGATACTTGCCGTAGCCTTCCGCGACGAGCGAATCGACCGGCACGAAGCGCATGGCCGCCGAATTCATGCAGTAGCGCAGCCCGGTCGGCTTCGGCCCGTCGTCGAAGACGTGGCCCAAGTGGGAGTTGGCGTGCTTCGAGCGCACTTCGGTGCGCACCATGAAGTCCGACCGGTCGGTGTCGGTCTTGATGTTCTTGTCATCGAGCGGCTTGGTGAAGCTCGGCCAGCCGGTACCGGAATCGAACTTGTCGAGGGAGCTGAAGAGCGGCTCGCCGGACACGATGTCCACATAGATACCGGCGGCGTGATTGTCCCAGTACGCGTTGTGGAACGGGGTTTCGGTGAACGCGTGCTGTGTCACCTCGAACTCGAGCGGCGTCAGGTCCTTCTTGAGCTGGTCCTCGCTCGGCTTCTTGTAATGGTCCATGGCGTGATCTCCCGGATACGGCGCGACGGCTGCCGGCGGCGTCGCGGCCGACTCGTTAGGCGCCTGCGCGCCGGCCGTGTGTGAGGCGGCAAGGGCGAAGACGATCGCGCCGGCGGCGCCGGCGAAGCTGACCGCGTGTATGCGCATGTGTCCTCGTGAAGCTGGAGTCGTGTTCGGCTGCGCTGAGTGGTGTGGCGCCGCTGCGTGCCATCGAGCCTACCCAGAAAAATAGTCGTTCCGACGGGTCTTTGTTCCGCATCCTGGCGGGCTCTGCCGGGGGTGGCGCCAGGGTTTCCCCTCTGCGGTCGCGCGGATATGCTTGAAAATTGACGGGCGCCATGGCTGGGCTCCCTGCCTTCCGGAGATCTTCGATGTGCCGAAACATCAAGACGTTGGCCAACTTTGCGCCGCCGGCCACTGAAGACGAGGTTCGTGCGTCGGCGCTGCAGTTCGTGCGCAAGTTGAGCGGCAGCACCCATCCCTCGCGTGCTAACGAGGAAGCGTTCCATCGCGCGGTGGAAGAAGTAACGGCGTCGGCGCGGCGACTCATCGATTCGCTCGAGGCGCGGACGCCGCCCAGGAATCGCGAAGAGGAAGCGCGGAAAGCGAAGGAGCGGTCGCGGCGGCGCTTCGCGTCGTAAGGGCGGCGGGCCGGTGGAACGACACGCCGGGAGCGGTGATTGGTCGGTCGACCTCGAGGGCCTTCGTTTTTGGAGTTTCGCATGCGCATCGCGTGGTGCTGTGTCGCCGCCCTGTTCGCGGCGTCGCCGTCGATGGCACAGACCATAGTACCGGGGAGCCCGCTGCTCAGGCTTGATCGGGTCCATCCGTACGCGGACACCATCAGCCTGGTCGTGATCCCGAAGGATAGTGCCCAACGGATTGCCGGTACGCTGGTGCGGCGGGTCGCGCCGGGGCGGGACAGCGGTGTTGCCGTGTTTCGCGAGACGCAGGATTACACGTTCGCATCCGGCCATATGGAGGTCGATACGCTCGAGGTGTCGGCGGAGACACTCGAGCCCATGCGCGTGGTGCAGGTGACGGACACGAGCGGGCAGGATCTGCGGTTCCACGATGGGCGGCTGACGGGCGCGGCGTGGTCGGTCGATTCGGGGCGCACGGCCGTCGACGTTCCGTTAGGCGCGGCGTTCTTTCACCGCCTGATGATGGAATCGTTTCTGGCGGCGTTGCCGCTGGCGGCGGACAGCACGCTGCGCGTACCGGTGTCCGGCACGCCCGACGTCTCGGTGCGCATGGCGGCACTGCGCGTGACCGGGACGACGACGCTGCGGACGGCGGGCGGGGCGGTGGAGTGCCTGGTGGTGCAGGAATCGCCGACGACGACCGCGTGGGTGTCGAAGGCGACCGGGCGGCTGGTGCGGCTGCACCGGCTGTTGCCTAACGGGACGGTGGTCTGGAAGCTGCCGGCGCGCGACGTGCCGTTTCTCGATCGCCAGAACGTCGTCACCGCCGCCGCCGGGCGCGGGCCGGTGCGGGCATCGCCCAGGGCCTCGTGACGGGTCGGCGTTCGCCGGCCGGTTGAGCGTTAGGCCGCTAGGACTCGATCCACTGCACACCGGAGGTCGGCATGAAGCGCGTCACCGGCATCGGGGGCGTCTTTTTCAAGGCCAAGGACGCACCTGCGCTGCAGGCGTGGTACAAGACGCATCTGGGCATCGATGTCCAGGCGTGGGGCGGGGCGTCATTCGAGTGGGCCGACTCGGATGGCAAGCCGATCGGCGGGACGACGGCGTGGTTGGTCGCTCCGGCGGACAGCAACCAGTTCGCTCCCGGCAGCGCCTCGTTCATGGTGAACTACCGCGTCGCAGACCTGCACGCGCTGATCGCGGCGCTCAGAGCCGAGGGCTGCAACGTCCTCGACAAGATCGACGACTCGGAGTACGGCATCTTCGGCTGGGTCATCGATCCCGAGGGAAACAAAGTCGAATTGTGGCAACCGCCTGCCGGTCAGTGACGCGCGCCGGGCGTCTACGCCGCCTAACGGATAGGTGCAGCACGTGACCGAGAACCGAGCCAGTGGCGGTGCGCATCCGGACATCCAGCGGCCGCACCGAGCCTGACGAGCGTGACGGAGTTCCATCGTCCCGAGGATGCGCCGGCGGCGTTTCAGTCCGCATGGAATGCGCACGACGTGACCGCATTCGGCGCTCTCTTCCATCACGATGCGACATTCCTGAACCGGTTCGCCCACTATGTGCGGGGCGTCGACGCGATTGTCGCCTTGCACGAGCCGATCCATGCGACGATCTATCGGGATTCGACGCTGGAGAACGAGCTGATCGACGTCGCGCCGATAGGTGAGCACGCGGCAGTTGTTCACTTCTGGTCGCGCCTCCATCTCGGGCCTGCCCACCCTGCGGGCGCGCACGACATCGATACGTTGATTCTCGCGGTGATCACGCGACGGAACGGCGCCTGGCGCATCCAGGCGCTCGAAAACGTCACGTTGGCAAACCCGCGAACGGGCGAAGCCGTCCTTCGCAGTTAGGCTCGCGCGGCAGCTTGCTCTCGCGGACCACCGGTTAGTGTATGCCGCCCATGAGCGACTTGACGGGCTTGATCATCAGGAACGCCACGAACGATGCGATGAGGCACACCGCCGCCACGGTGCCGAAGAGGTCCGGGAGCGGCGCCGAGGAGATGAATCCGGCTGCGTACCCGGCGATCTTGTTTCCTACAGAATCTGCAAGGAACCACACGCCGAGCATGAGCCCGACAATCTTGACCGGCGACAACTTCGTGAACACCGAGAGCCCCACCGGCGACAACGACAGCTCGCCTAACTCCTGGATGAAGTAGCACCCGATCAGCCAGAACGGACTCACGCGGATGCCCGGCGATGCCTGCAGGTGGCGCGCCGGAATCATGAGCAGCAGAAACGAGCATCCGGTAAAAAGCAGGCCGATGGCGAATTTCGTCGGCGTCGAGGGCTCGAGCCGCCCGAGCTTGATCCAGAGCCACGCGAATGCCGGCGCCAGAATGATCACGAACATGGCCTGCACCGACACGAACCAGCTCGACGGGAACGTGAATCCGAGAATCGTCGTGTTGCTGTACCGATCGCCGAACAGGTTCAGCGTCGAGCCGGCCTGCTCGTACGCGCCCCAGAACACGGCCGCGAACACGAAGAACACACCCATCGCGGCGAGGCGCTTCCATTCGACTTTCGTGAATCCCCAGAACGTCGCCTCCGTTGGGCGCGCGTCGACGTCCATCTGCTTTCGCTCGCGCGCGGCCGCATGCGACTCGCGGCGCTGGCGCTCGAGTCGTTCCACGGCGGGCTTGAGCCGATCGCGTCCGAGAATGTATTGCACGACGCCGAACGTCATCCCGATCCCCGCGCAGGCGAAGCCGAGATGCCAGTCGACTTTCTGCGCCAGATACCCGGCGATCAGCGGTCCGATGAACGCGCCGAGGTTGATGCCCATGTAGAAAATTGAGAAGCCGGCATCGCGGCGTGCGTCGTTGGGCTCGTACAGCGAGCCAACGATTCCGCTCACGTTGGGCTTGAGCAACCCCGTACCGATGACAATGAGCGCCAGCCCGGCGTAGAAGAACGAAAGCGCGTGAAACGCCAGCGTGAAGTGACCGAGCGCGATGATGATTCCACCATAGAGCACACTTCGATATTGTCCGAGCCATCGGTCTGCGATGATGCCGCCGACAATCGCCGCCGCCCACGCGCTGGCCGTGTAGGTGCCGTACACCGAGCCTGCGTGCTTGTCGTTGAAGCCGAGCGCGTGCACCATGTACAGGATTAAAAACGCGCGCATCCCGTAGTAGCTGAAGCGCTCCCACATCTCCGTGAAGAACAGCGTCGACAAACCACGCGGATGCCCGAAGAACCCGTGGCTCGTGCCGCCGTAGCCGGAGTCGCCCGGCAGCGCATCGGTAAACGGCGAGGCTCCGCTCTCGCGGCTCGTTGTCGTCATGGAGACTCCGGGGACAGGAGGTGCTGGCGGGCGGCACTCGGACTCACGACACCATTCTCATCCCGCGACCGTCCAAGGGCAAGCACATGATCACGATTCCCACGCTCACGACCGACCGTCTCATTCTGCGTGCGTTCGAGCAACGGGACCTCGAGCAGTATGCGCCGATCGTCGGCGATCCCGAGGTGACGAAGCACCTCGGCGACGGACACGCCTTGTCGCGCGAGGAAGCGTGGCGGCAGATGGCGGTCATCCTCGGTCATTGGATGCTGTTCGGCTATGGGCTGTGGGCGGTCGAGGAGCGAGCGACCGGTGCGCTCATCGGCCGCATCGGCTGCCAGCAGCCCGAAGGCTGGCCGGGCTTCGAGATCGCGTACACGCTCGGCAGATCATATTGGGCACGCGGCTACGCGCGGGAAGGCGCCGCTGCGGCGCTCGCGTTCGCGCGCGAGGTTCTGGGGCGCACGAGCATCATCAGCGTGATCCGGCCGGGAAACGCGGGTTCGATTCGCGTCGCGCAATCCCTCGGCGCCACGTTAGACGGCGAGATGGAATTCTTCGGCGGACCGGCGCTGATCTATCGGTATTGAAGGTTCGTCGCGGGGATTACCGCTTGTCCGGCGCCACGCTATAGTCCTGACCACTTGTTGGCCATTGCTCGCGGACCGAGCGACTTCTTCATCGAGGATTACGTGCGTCCCATGATGCGTTTCGTCCAACGTCGTGCCTTAGCGCTCGCGGTGGCGTTGCCGGCCGGCGTCCCCGTTTCCGCGCAGATCACGCAACACGAGTACGCTGCGCGGCGCGATGCGCTCGCGGCGCGTCTCGACAGCGGCATCGTCATCGCCTTCGGCGCACGCACGCCGGTCACGGATTTCGGGCCGTTTTATCAGCTTGCATCCTTCCGCTACCTGACGGGGTTCCAGCAGCCGGATGCGGCGTTCGTGATGGTGATCCGGGACGGACGGCAAACGACCACGCTCTTCACGACGCCCGTGAGCGCGCACTTGGCGTTCTACTATGGGTTTCGGCCCGATTCGGCGACGATCGCGCGCGAGGATGGCCTAACGGCGAGGCCGCTCGCGGCGCTCCGATCGGTGACGGATTCGCTCGCCGCGACCGGACTCCCCGTGTACGCGATCCGCGACGTTGCCGACGACGATTTCGCCGCCCAGGACAGCCTCACGCGCGGGCAGCAGTTCATGAAGTCGTTCGCCGCCGCGCATTCGTCGCTGGCGGTGAAGGATGCGGAGCCGATCGTCGACCAGCTCCGCGCGCGCAAGTCGCCGGCGGAGATGGCGCTGCTGCGTAAGGCGGCGGCGATCAGCGCGGCGGGCCATCGCGCGATGATGCAGTCGCCGGAGCCGCACCACGAATACGACTGGCAGGCCGTCGCCGAGTACACGTTCAAGCGGTTAGGCGGCGACCGCCCTGCGTACGGGTCCATCGTCGGGGCGGGGCTCAACAGCACACAGTTGCACTACATGCAGGACACGTCGGTCGCTCGGCCCGGCGACGTCGTGGTGATCGATGCCGCCACGCAGTACGAGGGATATGCGGCGGACATCACGCGCACGCTGCCGGTGAGCGGTGTGTTCACGGCGGCGCAGCGCACCATCTATCAGCTGGTACGCGATGCGCAGGCGGCAGCCGAGCGCGTGGCGAAGCCGGGTGCGAGCGCGCAAGCGGCGCAGGATTCGTCGGTTGCGGTGCGCGCGCGGGGGCTCGCCATGCTCGGCCTCATCGACAGCGTGAATGCGCAGCTGGATCCGCCGGGAGGCGCCGACTGTGCGAAGGTGCCGCGCGCGTGCTCACAGGCCGGCATCTGGATGATTCACGGCATCAGCCACGGACTCGGCCTCGCGGTGCACGACCCGGCGCAATTCTACTACGGCGACGGGACCTACCGCGTGGGCGACGCGTTCACGCTCGAACCCGGCATCTACATCACGACGCGCACACTCGACGCGCTGCCCGACACGCCGCGCAACCGCGCGTTCATCGCGCGCGTTAGGCCGGCGGTGGAACGCTATCAGAACATCGGCGTGCGTATCGAAGACGACTACCTCATGACGGCGACCGGGCCCGAGCGCATCTCGAGCGGCGTGCCTCGCGAGATCGCCGAGGTCGAAGCCCTGATGAAGAAGCGGCTGGCCGCGGCAACGCTCGATCCCTAACGTTGCTTGGCGATCCGCTCGATCCCGGCGAGCGAAAACTCGACGATGTGCGCCGCCACCGCGGCGAGCTCCGCATCGGAGAGCGGCCAGCCCTTGAACGCCGCTGCCCGGAACCGATCAGGCCGATAGAACAGGCACTGGGCCTGCACGCTGATCACGCAGCGAGCCACGCGCCTGTCGTTAGGCTTGCAGTCGAGCAGCTGCACCACCACGCCCGCCAGATATTCGATCCGCGGCAAAATCCCGTGCGCCGCGATCCACGGAGCGAGCGGTGTGGGCTCCGACATTTCGTGCCGCATGAGATCGTGAATCCACGCGGTGCGATCGTCGCTCGACGCGATGCGAGGCAGGTAGCCCATGACGTACGTCCGCAACTGCTCCTCGGGCGAGGCGTCGCGCGCCGCGGTGAGGAACGCGTCGTCCCCGGCGCGCATCGCTTCAACGGCAGCGCGCACGACGGCGCGATAGAGGCCGAGCTTGCCGTCGAAATGGTAGTTCACCGCGGCCACGTTCGCGCGCGCGGCGCGCGCGATGTCGCGCACGCTCACCGCATGGAAGCCGCGTTGGGCGAAAAGACGCGTGGCCTCCGCCAGCAGCCGGTCCCGCGTCGCCGCATCCGGCCGGCGTGCGCGAGGCGGCGCAGTGCGCGTCCTCACGACAGCGTCCGCTTGAACAGCAGGGTGGCCGCAATCATCGTCAGCACCGAGAACACCGCGAGATACACCAGGTCGAACCAGATCGCCGAGAAGCCGGTGTTCTTGAGCAGCAAACTCTTGAGCGCGTGTACCGCGTAGGTGAACGGATCCACCGTGGCGAGAACGCGCATCCATTTCGGAAAGGCCTGCTGCGGATAGATCGCGCCGCTCGGGAACCAGAGCAGCGTGTTCAGCACGCCGAACAGCGCGCGCGGCAGCAGCGGATCGTTCATGCGCACCATGAGCAGGAACATCATGCTCACGAGCGCCACCGAGGCGACGGCGATCACGATGAAAAGGCGGATCAGGCGCACGGGCGCGAACGGATCGGGAATGCCGGCGATGAGCGAGCCGATGGTCATGAGCACCGAACCGGCGATGATCGCCTTGATCGCGCCCGCAATGTTGAACCCGAAGATGAGCTCGAGCCGGGTGATGGGCGTGACGAGATAGCCCTCGTGCAGCCCGCGCGCCTTGTCATCGATGTAAATGATCCCGCCGCCGATCATCACCATCATGAAGATCGACATCACGATCGAGCCCGGCAGGAGGTACTGGATGTACGGCACGTACGGGTAGAGCTCGACGGTCTCGAGCGTCGGATCCTGTGAGACGCGATCCGATGTCGCCGGTGGCCGATTGTACGCGCCTAACAGACTGGTGAACGTGCCGGACAGCGCGGCCGTAACGAAGTTATCGGTATTGTCCTCGATCAACGCGACACGCGGGTCGTCGCGCGACAACACGCGCCGCGAGAATCCAGGCGGAATGGTGAGCACCCCGTTCACGCGGCCGTTGCGGAGGGCGGCGAGCGCCTGTCCGCGGTCGCTGTACGGGATGGTCTCGAACGTCTGTGCGTTTTCGGCAACGGCGTTGGTCAGCGCGTGGAGCCGCACGGCCGGCACGCCGCCGTCTTCGTCCACCAGGGCGACTTTGAGGTGTTTGACGTTGCCGCCGAACGCGTAGCCCAGCACGACGAGCTGCACCACGGGCATCAGCAGCGACATGATGATGAGCGCCGGGCTGCGGCGGAAGCGGCGCAGGTCGCGCTCGATGATGGCCCAGGTCCGCTGCATCTGCCTAACGCCTCATCATGAAGCGGCTGTCGGTCGGCGCGGGTTCCTGGAGGGCGTCGCGAAGTTGGTGGCCCGTGTAGTGCACGAACACGTCGTCCAACGACGTGCTTTGCACCGACAGCGAGCCGATCGTGACGCCGGCGCGCGCGGCCGCCGACATGAGCGCGTTGGTCGTCTCCGGCCCGCTCGTGGACACGAGGCGGAACACCGGCGGCTCCCCCTCGACCCGCATCACGCCCGGCAGCGCGCCTAACTGCTCCCGCCAATCGGCCGGCGCGCCGGCGAAGCTCGCCTCGAGCGTGTTCTCGCCGGGGATCGCGGCTTTGAGCTTCATCGGCGAGTCGAGCGCCATAAGGTTGCCGTGGTCCACGATCGCGATGCGGTCGCACAGCTTGTCCGCTTCGTCCATGTAGTGCGTCGTGAGCAGCACCGTGAGGCGGCGGTCGGCCTTGATTGCGCGCAGCATCTCCCACACCGACGTGCGCGACACAGGGTCCAGGCCCGTGGTCGGCTCATCGAGAAAGAGAATGCGCGGCTCGTGCACCAAGCCGCGCGCAATCTCCACGCGGCGCCGCATGCCGCCGGAGAGATTCTTCACCGGCTTGTCCGCCCACTGGCTCAGCTCCACCGCGGCGAGCAGGTCCGCGATGAGCGCCTTGCGGCGCTCGCGCGGCACGCCGTACAGCTTGGCGAAAATCAACAGGTTTTCTTGGGCGGTGAGATCGAGGTCGCTCGTCAGCGCCTGCGGAATCACACCAATCGCGCGGCGCACGCTATCGGCCTCTTTGACGATGTCGTATCCGGCGACGAGCGCCGTGCCCGAGGTCGGCAGCAGCAGCGTGGTGAGCATGCGAATGAGCGTCGACTTCCCGGCACCGTTGGGGCCGAGGAGGCCGAACGTCTCTCCGTCTTCGACGGCGAACGAGATGCCGTCCACCGCCGTGAAGTCGCCGAAGCGTTTCACGATGTCGCGAACGGCGATTGCGATCGTCACGGCGAATGCCGTTGGGCGAGCGGGAAGATGACGTAGGCCGTCATGCCGTCGGCGAGGGCGCGGTCATGGTTGTCGACGCGCAGCCGGATTTCGAACGTCTTGATGTCCCGCTTGGTGCGGCTCACATCCCGCTGCGTGGCAAAATCGGCGTCCACGCCGCGGAAGAACACCGTGCCCTGGCGCTCCTGGCCTGACGGAAGCCGGACAGTAAGGTGATCGCCTAACCGGACGCGGTCGATGTACGTCTCTTCGACGTCGGCGCGCACCCACAGGCTGTCCGGATTGATGAGCGTGACCACCGGCTGGCCGGCGGTGACGTATTCGCCGGCGCGCGCGGCGCGGACATCGACGATTCCGGCCATCGGCGCGCGCAGCTCGGTGTAGGCGAGGCGCACGTCGGCTTTGCGCGTTTGTGCCTGGGCCGCGGCCTGCGCCCGTCGCGCTCCAGTGAGCGCGCTGCGCTTGGCCGCAACCTGGTCCTCGGCGGCGCGAGCCAGCGCCACGGCGGCACGCTGCGCTTCCACCTGCCGGGACGACGCCTCGAACCGCGAGAGCGCGACGGTGTATCCCGTTCGAGCGGAGTCGACCTGCTGTGACGACACGGCGCCGGCGTTGAGCAGCGGGCCGTAGCGATCGTAGACTTGCTTCGCGTTCACCATGGTCGCAGAGTCCATGGTGGCTTGTGCGATCGCCGCGGCGAGCGTCGCTTCGCTCTGGCGCAGCTGTTGGTCGGCCTGCGTTTCTTGATATTTGAGATCGGAGGCGCTCTGATTGACCTGCGACGCCATCGCCTGCGCGTTCTGCGCGTAGTAGGTCTGATCGGCGGCGAGCTCGCCGGGTGCGAGCACGGCCAGGAGCTGGTCCTGTGTGACCGAGTCGCCTTCGTTCACGAGGAGTTTGTTGATCTGGCCGCCCACCTGCGGGCTCACGATGACGTCGTTGGTGGTGACGACGCCGGTGAGCACGAGCGAGGTGGGTGGACGGGTGACGAAATAGCTGATGACGATGGCGGCGAGGAGGGCGGCGCCTCCTCCGGCGGCCAGCTGCTTTCGGGTCATGGTGGTGTCGGGCTCCAGACCGGCAAGTGCGAGTTCGGCCGGACAGCGAATTCAAACAATTGTATTAAACAGTCGTTTGAATCTCAAGGGGCGTGTTTTCGGCGGAGGCGGGCATGAAGGCATTCTTGGCACGGTGGCGTCCCGCGCACGTCGTGACGGCGTGGGTGGTCTATTGGATCGGATTGGCCGCCGTCACGTTGACGCCCACGATCCTGGCGATCAGCCGGGCGGCGAGCGCTCCGAAGGACACCGCGAACGTCTCGGTGTCGATGGCCAACACGGTGTTGAAGATCACCGTCACGATGTCCGGGCGGGTGGCGCACGAGGCCACCGCCTCGCTGGGCCAGATGGCGCTGTGGATCGGCGTTCCGCCGCTCGCGCTCTATGCGCTCTGGCTGTTCACGCGCCGGCGTCCGGGCGGCGCGCCCACTTCGTTAGGCGAAGGCGATCCCGATGTACTCCCGCGGCCCGCAGCGCCGGACGCCGCGGACACCTCTCACGTTCACTCGCGAGCTCCCCATGCGTGACCTTGGCAGGCGTCGTCGCGGTTTCCTCACGGCAGTCGTCCTGCTCGCGGCCGGGGCGGTCCTGGCGGCCGCTCGACCGGCGTCCCGGCCTGCCGCCGCCGTTAGGCGGGCAGCGGCCGACACGACGGAGGCGCCGTGGCGCGCCAAAGTGCGCGCCTTTGCCGAGGCGCACCTGCAGCACACGGCGTGGGGGCCGGCGCACGGCCGCCGCGACTACGAGATGACCCTCGCGCTCGCCAGGGCCGAGGGCCTAACGGTGGATGACGACGCCCTCTACGCCGCTGCGTACCTGCACGACATGGGCGGTATCCCGCCGTATGCCGTGCCCGGCGTCGACCATGGCGACCGCTCGATCCAGCTCGTTGACAGCATCCTGCGCGATGCGGGTTTCCCGATGCAGAAGTCGGCGCTGGTGAAGGAGATCATCGATCACCATCAGTATTACCGTCCGCCCGACACGCTCCGGGTGGCGGTGCTGTTTCGCGATGCGGACATCCTCGACTTCATGGGCGCGATCGACGTGGCGCGCATCATCTCGCTCACCACACGCGAGAAGTTCACGCCGGACCTGGCGCATGCGGTGGCGGTCATCAAGCAGCAGATGACGGAGATGCCCAAGCTGCTCCAGAGCGACGCGGCCAAGCGTGAAGGCGAGAAGCGCGCGCGCGAGATGCAGCAGTATCTCGATGCGCTGTCGGCCGAGTCAGACTCGCTCACCGTGCTCTAGAGAGAGAGAGCTGCGTCTGGACGGGAGGATTGCCGCGGCTCAAAGGAGAGTGTGGTGCCCAGGGCGTAGGGCTGGCTGATACGCTCATTTGGACACGGACACGACCGGACACGACGGACACGACCGGATCGTTCGGCCGC is from Gemmatimonadaceae bacterium and encodes:
- a CDS encoding ATP-binding cassette domain-containing protein, with translation MTIAIAVRDIVKRFGDFTAVDGISFAVEDGETFGLLGPNGAGKSTLIRMLTTLLLPTSGTALVAGYDIVKEADSVRRAIGVIPQALTSDLDLTAQENLLIFAKLYGVPRERRKALIADLLAAVELSQWADKPVKNLSGGMRRRVEIARGLVHEPRILFLDEPTTGLDPVSRTSVWEMLRAIKADRRLTVLLTTHYMDEADKLCDRIAIVDHGNLMALDSPMKLKAAIPGENTLEASFAGAPADWREQLGALPGVMRVEGEPPVFRLVSTSGPETTNALMSAAARAGVTIGSLSVQSTSLDDVFVHYTGHQLRDALQEPAPTDSRFMMRR
- a CDS encoding efflux RND transporter periplasmic adaptor subunit, which gives rise to MTRKQLAAGGGAALLAAIVISYFVTRPPTSLVLTGVVTTNDVIVSPQVGGQINKLLVNEGDSVTQDQLLAVLAPGELAADQTYYAQNAQAMASQVNQSASDLKYQETQADQQLRQSEATLAAAIAQATMDSATMVNAKQVYDRYGPLLNAGAVSSQQVDSARTGYTVALSRFEASSRQVEAQRAAVALARAAEDQVAAKRSALTGARRAQAAAQAQTRKADVRLAYTELRAPMAGIVDVRAARAGEYVTAGQPVVTLINPDSLWVRADVEETYIDRVRLGDHLTVRLPSGQERQGTVFFRGVDADFATQRDVSRTKRDIKTFEIRLRVDNHDRALADGMTAYVIFPLAQRHSP
- a CDS encoding HD domain-containing protein, whose translation is MRDLGRRRRGFLTAVVLLAAGAVLAAARPASRPAAAVRRAAADTTEAPWRAKVRAFAEAHLQHTAWGPAHGRRDYEMTLALARAEGLTVDDDALYAAAYLHDMGGIPPYAVPGVDHGDRSIQLVDSILRDAGFPMQKSALVKEIIDHHQYYRPPDTLRVAVLFRDADILDFMGAIDVARIISLTTREKFTPDLAHAVAVIKQQMTEMPKLLQSDAAKREGEKRAREMQQYLDALSAESDSLTVL